Sequence from the Curtobacterium sp. MCLR17_007 genome:
GCGGCTCCAGGGTTCTGCACCAGCGCGTACAGCTGGGCGGCCGGCTGCGCGGTGCCGCCGGCGGATGCCGCTGCCCACCGGAGCTGCGACGCGAAGCACGGGTTCGCCTGGTTGCCGAGCTCGCCGTTCACCCCGACGATCCCGAACGACTGGTCGGTCGGCACCGTGCGACCGCACTGCGGCCACGAGACGTCGACGCCGGTCCCCGATCCGGACGACCCGTCGAGGAAGTACCCGACGACGTCGACGTAGACGGTCGCGGTGCCCGAGGACACCTTCGCCGAGACCTTCCCCGCCGAGGACAGCGGCGCGATCAACGCGTTGCCGATGGTCTGCCCGGCCGAGTACGCCTGCGTCGGGACGCTCGACGACAGTCCGGCACCGGTGACGCGGAGCAGACCGTTCGTGGTGCCGCCCCCGACCTTGGCGTTCACGACGGCGGCGACGGCGTTGCGCGGGATGCCCGCCGTGCCGATGAGGGTGATGTCCTTCGCGGTCGGGGTCGCGGCGACGGTCGCTGCCCGCACCGGGTCCGCCGGCACGAACACGGACCCCGAGTCGTCCGGCGCGTAGTAGCCGACGACGTCCGCGAGCACCGAGCCCGTCCCGCCCGACACCCGGGCCTGGACGGCGCCGTCGGACAGTGCCACCGTCGTGGTGTTGGCCACGGTAACCCCGGCCCGGTAGGTCAGGGTCGCGATCCCGGTGGTGTTGCCCGCCGGCGTGATCCGCAGCGTCCCGCTGGTCGTCGCCCGCGACACGTCGGTCTGCAGCACGACCGCGGTCGCGTCGGCCGGCACCCCGGCGGTGCCGGCGACGGGCACCCGGAGCGGGCTCGTGCCGACCGTGGCCGTGATGACGTTCGTCGGCGGGAGCGGCGTGTACGTCGACCCGCTCGCACTCGTGCCGTACCAGCCCGCGACGTCCAGGGCGACCTTGCCGGTGCCCGCCGACAGCCGGACCTGGGCCTGGCCGCCGACGAGGCCGACCGTGGTCGTGCCGGAGATCTGCTGCCCGGCGGAGAAGTTCTGCACCGACGGCCGTGCGCTGCTGCCGGCCGGGGCGACGCTGACGTACCCGTCGGCCGTCGGCGAGCTGACCGTCGCGGTGAGCACCACGGCGGTCGCCGAGGTCGGGATGCCGTTCGCACCGCCGAGCGGCACGGTGACCGGGGACGTGCCGACGGTCGCGTTGAACACGCGCGCCGGGGCGACCGGGGTGAAGCGCCCGACCATGGAGGCGGTGGTGGTCGCCGCTCCGGCAGCGGTGCCGGGGCCGACGAGCGCGACACCGGCGACGACCGCGAGCACGGTGCCGAGGGTGGCGACGGTGGACCTGAGACGCATGCGGACCCCTTCGAGCGAGCACCCCCCGTCGGGTGCGTGGCGATTCTAGGGGCCGGTGTTGTCCGACGCACCACCTCGTCCGGGGGTGTCACCCCGGACACATCGAGCCGCCCCGGACACACGACGGCCGGGGGAAGCACGAAGGCCCCGGGACGGTGTCCCGGGGCCTTCGTGCGGTGCTGTCACCTGGTGGAGCTAAGGGGATTCGAACCCCTGACCTTCTCATTGCGAACGAGACGCGCTACCAACTGCGCCATAGCCCCAAGTGCTCGACCACACTAGCACCAGGCCGAGGTCGAACCGAAATCGACGCCTCAGACCGCGCGGCGTCGCCGCATGATCGCGTCGAGGTCCGCCTGCTGGTAGTCGTCGTCCCCGATGACCCCCATGCCGGCCCACTTGCTCGGCGCCGCCGGAGCAGTGGGAGCCGCCGGTTCCGCGGGTGCCGCGGTGGTCGGTGCAGCCTCGGGTGCGCGGAGCCCGAGCCGCTCGGCCAGCCGCCCCTGGTCGTGGGCGGACAGGGATGCGACCGCTTCTTCGACGTCGGGTCGCATCCGCGACACCGTCGCGAGTGACGGGTCGGACTCCCCCGCACGGATCGCCGCGGCCTCGGCCTCGGCTTCGGCCTTCGCGGCCGCGACCCGCTGCCGGAGTCGCGCCGCGAGCGCCGCCGAGGTCTCCGGCGCGGCAGCGGGAGTGGCGGGTCGCTCGACGTACAGGGGCTTCGGCACGTGCGCCGGCGTCCAGGTACGGGTCGCCGTCGTCGCCGGCGCCTCCTGGTCGGCGGACAACGGCGGTGCCGGGTCCGTCCAGGCGGTCGACGGACGGGAGGCCCGGTCCACCCGGGGTGCGGACGCTGCGGCACGCGCCTTCCGCGCCTGGGCGACCTGGTGCAGCTGGGCGAGGACCGCGGCGGACCCACCGGCGGCGACGATGCCGGCGACGGCGACGAGCCACGCGGACGGGACGGCGACGAGGACCACGAAGGCGACGAGGAGCCCGGCGGCGCCGAGCGTCGTCGCTCCGAGCCGTGACCGACGCATGCGCATCGCGGTGAGTGCGGGGACCGAGGACACCTGCTCGAGCACGGGGGCCTGTTCGGCGAGACGGCGGGTGATCTCACGCTGCCGTGCGGCCTCACGTGCCCGGACGAGCGCGGACCGCCTGGCCTCTTCCGACTTCGCGACGCGCTGCGCCTCGGCGAGGGACCTGGCGTTCATCTCGATGCGGACCTCGTCCGGCAGCTCGGCCGTCTGCGCGAGGATCCGGAGGGTCTGCTGGAGGCGGATCGCGTTCCGCTCGGTGGCCAGGTACTGCCGTCGGGCTGCCCAGGCGGGCATCAGGTAGACGACCCAGAGCACCGCGGCGACGAGCAGGACGATGCCGCCGCCCCACGACCCGATACCTGCCATGGGGAGAGGCTAGGGGCGGGCCTTCCCCCGGCCCGTGATTGCGGGACGCGTGTTGCGCGTGTCGCGAGCGGATCGGCGGGGCCGCACCGGGCCTCCCGGCATCCGCTCAGGCGCGCGGACCGGTGATGATCGGCATCGCGGCCTCGTCACGTGCCGCGAGCGGAACGCTCCCGACCCCGACCGGGACCTCGCCACGGACCCAGCGCTCGAGGACGCCCTCGCGCACCTCTTCCGCGACCAGGCCGAAGCAGAAGTGGTCGCGCCAGTCCCCGTTGATGTGGATGTAGCGGCGCCGCAGTCCCTCGTACCGGAAGCCGAGCTTCTCGACGACCCGCAGCGACGGGGCGTTCTCCGGACGGATACAGATCTCGATGCGGTGGATGCCGACCGAGCGGAAGCAGTGGTCGGTGGCCAGGGCGACCGCGATCGGGGTGACGTTGTGACCCGCGGCACCCTCGACGACCCAGTACCCGATCGAGGCGCTGGCGAGCGAGCCGTAGGTCACGCCCGAGACGTTGAGCTGTCCGACGAACCGGCCGTCGAGCTCCATCGCGAACGGCAGTCCGAGTCCGGCGCGGGCGTTGGCCTGGAGCGCGCGGATGCTGCCGCGCACGTCGGTG
This genomic interval carries:
- a CDS encoding GNAT family protein, whose translation is MTTIPTLSHGRVTIRPLRLRDSRDLDAALATNRSWLRTWEATNPSGQVSTDVRGSIRALQANARAGLGLPFAMELDGRFVGQLNVSGVTYGSLASASIGYWVVEGAAGHNVTPIAVALATDHCFRSVGIHRIEICIRPENAPSLRVVEKLGFRYEGLRRRYIHINGDWRDHFCFGLVAEEVREGVLERWVRGEVPVGVGSVPLAARDEAAMPIITGPRA